The following is a genomic window from Desulfobotulus pelophilus.
GTTGATGGCCACGGGAGCGGCAGACCCATAGCGGCCCGTTTTGCGGATGGCGGGGAGAACTTCTGATGCCACCCAGTTGGTGAACTCTTCAGCGGTGGGTTTGTTGGAGCGGAAGGCCAGTTTGTACAGGGCGGGTTCATTAATAATGATAAGCTGCTGCTCACCGCCGCCCCGGTTGTCTTCGGAAGAAGGGGTCAGGAAATTCCTGAGTCCTTTCCATTCATCGGGTATAGAGGCAAGCGTTTGTTTCCCCGTCCATGAGATCCCTAGTGCTTCACATACATCTTTAGCGACAAACCAGATCTCTCCGTTTTCAGAAAGGGTTCTGATTGTACAGTTTTGAAAAATAAAATTGGTGGTGGGCAGGTTGTTTTCCATGACAGGCTCCTTGGCTAAAAAAATGAAGGAATCCGCCATCTCTGAATGCTAAAACAGGGGTGGCGGAGCTATATGGGTTAGCATTACCGGGCCAAGGCAACCGGTGCTTCCGAAGAAGCCCACATATAGCTCCGCCATAAGGGTGTGCGAGGACACAAAAAATGCGCCTGCATCTTTTTATGGTGGCGCTACACGCCTTGACTTTCGGGATGCTAAACCCGGCTACGGTTTTTTACCGCAGCATGGAAACCATACCATGCAGGAAGTGAAAGTCAAGGTTGAAAAAAGATTGCGCATGTGCTTGGATAAAGGCAAATATTTAAAGAAGGGGATTCATTGTGGGCAAAAAAGCAAACCCTGCAGCGGTTTTGATTGCTTTATTTTTTGCGTTTGTTATTTTTTCGGGAATCATAATGGAAGGGCTGCTCATCATTGTATTGATAGGCGGTGGCGTTGCGGCCTTCTTTTTTTATAACAAAAAAAAGGAGGTTACTCCCCAAGATGCAGATCCTTTTTCTGGATACACCCAAAGCGAACCCACAAGAAGCTATCAGCCTCCGAAAATAACCAGATACTGGGATGATGTGCACCACGACATCCCCGTGGACAGCCTCCTTAATATTGTGTACGTGAACGGGAAGGACGAGAAGACCAGTAGGGATGTGGAGATACGATATTACGATGGCGGCTGCTACCTCCAGGGACACTGCCACCTGAGGAGTGCCTACAGAACCTTTCGCATCGACAGAATACAGGAATGTTTTGATGTGGAAACCTTTGAAACCGTAACGGACATCCCCGGACACCTACGCAGCAAATACGAAAAGTCCCCCAAAAGGATACTGGAAAAGTTTTATGACGATGAAAAAAACACCCTCAAGATCCTATACTATGTGAGCAAGGCGGATGGACAAACAAGGAGGGAAGAGAGGATTATCTTAGCGTCAGCTATAGATGAGTTGCTGTGGCCCACGGCCTTGCCTCCGGACCTGATTGATAAGTTTATAAACAAAATAGAACTCGTTTCAGTGCATGGATTTAAGCTTGCTGTCGGCAAATTAAAAAACGAAAACCCTGACAGGCTGTCTATGGTTTTTGATTATGCGGGAAGAATTGTCGCTACACAAAAAAGCATCCACCCAAACGAAAAAGAGGCTTTGGAATATATAGATAAAAAAATAAAAGAGACGAAAAAATAGCCGAGGTAAAATAAAAGGGGTCAGACCCCTTTTATTTTTTCCGCAGCATGAAAACGATACCCAGCCCGGAATGGAATGTCAAGATGCTGTTGCGGATAGTAAAAAATTAAGGCTGATGTATGTTTGGGATTGTCAGATAGGGATGGGGGGAGTATGAAAAAAGAATCTGTTTTACAAATTGCAGTGGCAGT
Proteins encoded in this region:
- a CDS encoding BRO-N domain-containing protein, with the translated sequence MENNLPTTNFIFQNCTIRTLSENGEIWFVAKDVCEALGISWTGKQTLASIPDEWKGLRNFLTPSSEDNRGGGEQQLIIINEPALYKLAFRSNKPTAEEFTNWVASEVLPAIRKTGRYGSAAPVAINYGHEDQILLARHLVREVNDMLASLNTLSQLHQNMVVSVNNILRTVSVLSPEVHHEAFVQSLRQQKS
- a CDS encoding helix-turn-helix transcriptional regulator; this translates as MGKKANPAAVLIALFFAFVIFSGIIMEGLLIIVLIGGGVAAFFFYNKKKEVTPQDADPFSGYTQSEPTRSYQPPKITRYWDDVHHDIPVDSLLNIVYVNGKDEKTSRDVEIRYYDGGCYLQGHCHLRSAYRTFRIDRIQECFDVETFETVTDIPGHLRSKYEKSPKRILEKFYDDEKNTLKILYYVSKADGQTRREERIILASAIDELLWPTALPPDLIDKFINKIELVSVHGFKLAVGKLKNENPDRLSMVFDYAGRIVATQKSIHPNEKEALEYIDKKIKETKK